The following proteins come from a genomic window of Noviherbaspirillum sp. L7-7A:
- a CDS encoding SOS response-associated peptidase family protein — translation MCVNYLPVSRKTLVETFHAPVSTDAAWPDEAYQDYLAPLIRHDGQGGRESLVGSYGMVPKQHMPSGVKRFSTMNARSETVGQLRSYSGAWKRCDFCLVPMDAFYEPNWETGKHIRYRIDMADKSPFAVAGLYRQWEEADGQLSFSFTQLTVNADEHPLMNKMHRIDDEKRSLVIVPPEDYDAWLTCRNPEEARSFLRLFPAELMAAKPEPKASKSKKESARQAAPKTGDLF, via the coding sequence ATGTGCGTGAATTACCTGCCGGTATCGAGAAAGACGCTTGTGGAGACATTCCACGCCCCTGTCTCGACTGATGCTGCTTGGCCAGATGAGGCTTACCAGGACTATCTGGCGCCACTTATCAGACACGATGGGCAAGGAGGACGCGAGTCCCTTGTGGGCTCCTATGGCATGGTGCCAAAGCAGCATATGCCGTCAGGTGTTAAACGATTTTCGACAATGAACGCCCGTTCGGAAACCGTCGGCCAGCTGCGAAGCTATTCTGGAGCATGGAAGCGCTGCGATTTTTGTTTGGTGCCAATGGACGCGTTTTATGAGCCCAATTGGGAGACGGGAAAGCATATTCGCTACCGTATCGATATGGCCGACAAGTCGCCCTTTGCAGTAGCGGGTTTGTATCGCCAGTGGGAAGAAGCCGATGGTCAGCTATCCTTCTCCTTCACCCAGCTCACCGTGAATGCTGATGAACATCCTCTGATGAACAAGATGCATCGGATCGATGACGAAAAGCGGTCGCTGGTGATTGTTCCGCCTGAAGATTACGATGCCTGGCTTACTTGTCGGAATCCGGAAGAAGCACGCTCCTTTCTTCGGCTTTTTCCAGCCGAACTCATGGCGGCGAAACCGGAACCGAAGGCATCGAAGAGCAAGAAGGAAAGTGCTCGGCAAGCAGCGCCAAAGACAGGCGACTTGTTCTAA
- a CDS encoding HU family DNA-binding protein, with protein MKKTEVIEAIAEQTGVTRAQAKEGMELLIGFIQTGLRKEGRFAVSGLGTFSVGKRAARTGRNPATGEKLKIKASKTAKFRAAPDLKAAAAKFKG; from the coding sequence GTGAAGAAAACTGAAGTCATTGAAGCGATCGCTGAACAAACTGGCGTGACCCGAGCGCAGGCCAAAGAAGGAATGGAACTACTGATCGGATTCATCCAAACCGGTTTGCGCAAGGAAGGGCGATTCGCGGTGTCCGGCTTGGGCACCTTTTCGGTTGGCAAGCGCGCGGCTCGTACCGGTCGTAACCCGGCAACTGGTGAAAAGCTAAAAATTAAGGCATCCAAAACGGCCAAGTTTCGCGCCGCGCCCGATTTGAAAGCTGCTGCGGCCAAATTTAAAGGCTAG
- a CDS encoding bifunctional diguanylate cyclase/phosphodiesterase, protein MGKTAQQVDLVRNEPRYSHLATPSLALVQKQSPDYSSSHALLHPQHSNISFAVRPDRSVSYFDPVTSLPNRNHIFGALDEMIVSGVDDCAVLFVDLDNFRRINNSFGHEKGDSLLLAAGRRLQRFVTDQEWIVGRFGGDEFVVVVHGKRDRTTLNALAEQLVLELAYPHQFEGLSVSVTASIGIACFPGDATEAGELIQYAHTAMYAAKGMGGQGYRHFRQNMAAHAAESLLIEGRLRQALESNEFSLVFQPIARAGSNEIHIVEALLRWTNNRNEIVDPDQFIPVAEESGLIRDIGRWVLQEACQQASQWRRTRATPIVVSVNASPLQLANPKFCDDVQAAMDAAGLPPDLLVIEMTERMMVEEDAITSANIRRLTEMGVRVALDDFGTGYSSLSYLTRYQIQSIKIDRSFIGNIEFDLRARALVQAIIGIGKSLDVRMVAEGVESQGQAAVLESLGCDYLQGYLIGRPVSAEAL, encoded by the coding sequence ATGGGAAAAACAGCGCAGCAGGTTGACTTGGTTCGGAACGAGCCACGCTATTCCCATCTTGCGACACCGTCTCTTGCCTTGGTGCAGAAGCAATCTCCCGACTATTCCTCTAGCCATGCGCTTCTTCATCCGCAGCATTCCAATATCTCGTTCGCAGTTCGTCCAGACCGTTCCGTCTCCTATTTTGACCCTGTTACTAGCCTTCCAAACCGAAATCACATTTTCGGTGCTTTGGACGAAATGATCGTAAGCGGCGTTGACGATTGCGCCGTCCTGTTTGTTGATCTGGACAATTTCCGTCGCATAAATAACAGTTTTGGACATGAGAAAGGGGACAGCTTGCTTCTTGCAGCTGGGCGGCGGCTTCAACGATTTGTTACCGATCAAGAATGGATTGTCGGGCGTTTCGGCGGAGATGAATTTGTTGTCGTGGTTCATGGCAAAAGGGATCGCACTACACTGAACGCGCTGGCGGAGCAACTTGTTTTAGAGCTTGCTTACCCTCACCAGTTCGAAGGCCTGAGCGTTTCAGTCACCGCTAGTATTGGTATTGCCTGTTTTCCGGGTGATGCTACAGAAGCAGGCGAGCTTATCCAGTACGCTCACACTGCGATGTACGCGGCCAAGGGAATGGGTGGGCAGGGATACCGTCATTTCAGGCAAAACATGGCGGCACACGCCGCCGAGAGTTTGCTCATTGAAGGCAGACTGCGACAGGCCCTGGAAAGTAACGAGTTTTCGCTTGTCTTTCAGCCGATCGCGCGTGCCGGCTCAAACGAAATTCACATTGTCGAGGCATTGCTGCGCTGGACAAATAATCGGAATGAGATCGTCGACCCAGACCAGTTTATTCCAGTAGCAGAAGAATCCGGATTGATCAGGGATATTGGCCGCTGGGTTTTGCAAGAAGCATGTCAGCAAGCCAGCCAGTGGCGCCGGACGCGTGCTACTCCGATTGTGGTCAGCGTCAATGCATCGCCTTTGCAGCTTGCGAACCCCAAGTTCTGCGACGATGTCCAGGCAGCCATGGATGCGGCTGGCCTGCCACCTGATCTATTGGTTATCGAGATGACCGAGCGAATGATGGTAGAAGAGGATGCCATCACCAGCGCAAACATACGCCGTTTGACAGAGATGGGGGTCAGAGTCGCGCTGGATGACTTCGGCACTGGCTATTCTTCGCTGAGCTACCTCACCAGGTATCAGATTCAATCCATCAAGATCGACCGATCCTTCATTGGCAATATCGAATTCGACCTCCGAGCACGCGCACTGGTCCAGGCAATCATCGGTATCGGGAAAAGTTTGGACGTGCGCATGGTGGCTGAAGGCGTGGAATCGCAGGGCCAGGCAGCGGTGCTGGAGAGTCTGGGCTGCGACTACCTTCAGGGTTACCTAATCGGTCGCCCGGTAAGTGCCGAGGCGTTGTAA
- a CDS encoding site-specific integrase, translating to MTRNLTLFDIDAGQTEEALNNSFEAWLAHRQTSRSRAKSERALSAESMNVYREMWQAFAKFCAERSLLLADVTVSDLETFLTIRGSGPDPEHPRQTTHGSYLSPRYANRYLVLIQRITQFQAKLDGEEANRAAALLRERPEYKYAEAADKDPPPDYLDEMQARVLIAHLTRAPQPDSKEKMTWKTVRDRTAVALMLGAGLAPGDIRSLKMDGVITTGGRRAGVPWKLAIEGNGNSPARETPVADWAGRQLAFWLRIRAQQVIPGNYVFPSTMSGTQWSHTRCFEASRDVLESAKIGKDAGGLFKLRHTFALRQLRKGKTEEEVARWLGLLDINSMVRYRRIVLSYQDVV from the coding sequence ATGACGAGAAACCTAACACTCTTCGACATTGATGCCGGGCAGACCGAAGAAGCATTGAACAACAGCTTTGAAGCTTGGCTCGCGCATCGCCAGACATCGCGGTCTCGTGCTAAGAGCGAACGTGCATTGTCAGCGGAGTCAATGAACGTTTATCGGGAGATGTGGCAAGCATTTGCGAAATTTTGCGCCGAGCGCAGCCTTCTTTTGGCCGATGTAACTGTCTCCGATCTCGAAACCTTCTTAACGATACGCGGTAGCGGGCCGGATCCAGAGCATCCACGGCAGACGACGCATGGCAGCTATCTGTCTCCCCGTTATGCAAACCGTTATCTAGTGCTGATTCAACGCATCACCCAGTTTCAGGCAAAGCTTGATGGCGAAGAAGCGAACCGGGCCGCAGCCCTATTACGTGAGCGCCCCGAATATAAATATGCGGAAGCCGCCGACAAGGATCCGCCACCCGATTATCTCGACGAAATGCAGGCAAGGGTACTGATTGCACATCTGACCCGCGCGCCGCAGCCGGACAGCAAGGAAAAAATGACTTGGAAAACGGTGCGAGACCGCACCGCCGTTGCATTGATGCTAGGTGCTGGTCTGGCGCCCGGCGATATTCGCAGCCTGAAAATGGATGGCGTCATCACAACGGGCGGGCGGCGTGCTGGCGTACCGTGGAAACTTGCGATTGAAGGCAATGGCAATTCGCCCGCGCGGGAAACCCCAGTGGCGGACTGGGCGGGCCGCCAGCTCGCGTTCTGGCTTCGCATACGGGCTCAACAAGTTATTCCTGGAAATTACGTGTTTCCATCAACGATGAGTGGCACGCAGTGGTCACATACCCGCTGCTTCGAAGCCAGCCGGGACGTTCTCGAATCGGCGAAGATCGGCAAGGACGCCGGCGGGCTGTTTAAGCTGCGCCACACCTTCGCGCTACGGCAACTGCGTAAAGGGAAAACTGAAGAAGAGGTGGCGCGCTGGCTGGGCTTGCTAGACATCAACAGTATGGTGCGGTACCGTCGTATCGTGTTGAGTTATCAAGACGTTGTTTAG
- a CDS encoding GntR family transcriptional regulator: MANRSHLLRDAIEDLIATGVFRPGDHLDETELAKRFDVSRTPIREALIQLASMGLVVIRPRRGAIVAKAAPEQLVEMFDVMAELEAMCGRLAARRMSATDHDTLKLAHEACRQACLAGDADAYYYKNEQFHDVIYTGSHNTFLAEQARALHRRLRPYRRLQLRVRNRLPTSFSEHEQVVNAILAGDGDLTANLLRQHVLVQGQRFADLVASLSQLSTRAA, encoded by the coding sequence ATGGCAAACCGATCTCACTTGCTCCGCGACGCAATAGAAGATTTGATTGCCACCGGCGTGTTCCGCCCGGGAGATCATCTGGATGAAACGGAACTTGCCAAGCGTTTCGATGTGTCGCGCACGCCGATACGCGAGGCGCTCATTCAACTCGCATCCATGGGGCTGGTCGTGATACGGCCACGACGCGGTGCGATCGTGGCCAAAGCGGCTCCAGAGCAACTAGTTGAAATGTTTGATGTCATGGCCGAATTAGAGGCCATGTGCGGCAGACTTGCCGCACGCCGCATGTCTGCCACAGACCACGACACACTCAAATTAGCGCACGAAGCCTGCCGCCAAGCTTGTTTGGCAGGTGATGCCGACGCTTACTACTACAAAAATGAACAGTTTCACGACGTAATATATACCGGCAGCCATAACACTTTTCTGGCGGAGCAGGCCCGTGCGCTGCACCGAAGGCTGCGACCTTATCGTCGTCTGCAATTACGGGTGCGCAATCGGCTTCCCACCTCGTTTTCGGAACATGAGCAGGTCGTCAATGCAATTTTGGCCGGAGACGGCGACTTAACTGCTAATCTGCTTCGGCAGCACGTTCTGGTGCAAGGCCAGCGTTTCGCTGACTTGGTTGCTTCCTTGTCTCAACTAAGCACACGTGCTGCATGA
- a CDS encoding EAL domain-containing protein: MTISSITEPARKVFACLWLESLLYRLSAYVLPAAIALLSLVALLFWEPHYSTAGAQQVAFRVLEQTSGQLSLPEARQLVSQQASRQYFDTRLSEQPFWLSFEVKPNVDGMPIAIEFPSRHSTAISCWDAQSLTELGNANRSEVAGDMALVRAGFVLQLGKIVAPRKVLCKQEFVGPARLEVAEWSTSELRYAARAFERYSGLLDGGLLVLAMFVVVTAIINRESTYLLFAAWLLMNLRMAALSSGWDAQWLGHTVPLDWMTRGRSVSLALYYVLTFTLFRTLFRDELNKLGHSYVLKVTELMCVPLLIGGALLSYKTFLPMLWAFTAFGTVVLVFFLTRILVFRITPVAIWYTASLSITLISSLYEVISAAAGLKGLIGTVNFVTASLSSSLLAALAIAAQLRMKHQQWVEAQTELRETYNAMPIGLFTLDLTGKFVAVNPALRNMLGVQEIKLGNDEWSTYFDKGAWSSLHRMVTNSHNGDLEIGCNGNFPGERKRFLVKATLARGKIDGSLQDITARAKATEELQFMANNDPLTKVLNRRGIDALLEVTLRENTKAAPTMLAYLDLDRFKLINDLYGHAAGDEVLKQVCDRINAMLTGEQRVGRVGGDEFVIVFPNTPVAVAVWVCRGLVDSLGTGPYHLGDKAFQVRGSIGLIEVDPGTKIKDAVSTADRACREAKAGSNGLVVYEKNAKAFREREAELSLVEKISSSGAPEGLFLEMQPIMSLKSPHESLNFEVLLRMRDQDGSIIPAGRIIPAAESSGRIGMIDRWVLATTLEWASVHHKELTRTQFICMNLSGASLNDERFVLDAFDMLEKNRHSASLLCLEITESVALHDLENTRRFIDRVRSYGVKIALDDFGAGYTSFSYLKDLPADVLKIDGNFIVNMNAHPANVAIVEAIVNLAGNLGMKTIAEWAEDNATVQTLVEIGVDYVQGYAVSRPQSSASILAAESSAAFIQNSELKSYAKTLSILTETPIPLPAGITLISSDGMLLSK; the protein is encoded by the coding sequence ATGACTATTTCTTCGATAACGGAGCCAGCACGTAAAGTCTTTGCGTGCCTGTGGCTGGAATCCCTGCTTTATCGCCTTTCTGCCTACGTGTTGCCTGCAGCGATAGCCTTGCTATCGCTGGTTGCACTGCTCTTCTGGGAGCCACACTACTCAACGGCGGGCGCCCAACAAGTAGCGTTTCGCGTCCTTGAACAAACGTCGGGGCAATTGTCTTTGCCTGAAGCGAGACAACTGGTCAGCCAGCAGGCTAGTCGCCAATACTTCGATACCCGCTTGTCCGAGCAGCCGTTCTGGCTCAGCTTTGAAGTTAAACCTAATGTCGATGGGATGCCGATTGCGATCGAATTCCCGTCCCGGCATAGCACTGCCATTAGCTGCTGGGATGCGCAGTCGCTGACGGAATTAGGAAACGCCAATCGTAGCGAAGTTGCCGGCGACATGGCGCTGGTAAGGGCGGGCTTTGTGTTGCAATTGGGAAAAATAGTCGCACCCCGGAAAGTGCTTTGCAAGCAAGAGTTTGTGGGTCCAGCTAGGCTGGAGGTGGCTGAATGGTCCACCTCGGAATTGCGTTATGCGGCACGTGCTTTCGAACGTTACTCCGGACTGCTGGACGGCGGATTACTTGTGCTAGCCATGTTCGTCGTTGTCACCGCTATCATTAACCGGGAAAGCACTTACCTTCTGTTCGCCGCATGGTTGTTGATGAATCTGCGCATGGCAGCATTGTCTTCTGGTTGGGATGCGCAATGGCTGGGGCACACCGTTCCGCTCGACTGGATGACGCGCGGACGTTCGGTAAGCTTGGCCTTGTATTACGTGTTAACTTTTACTCTGTTTCGCACATTGTTCCGCGACGAGTTGAACAAGCTGGGGCATTCGTATGTGCTTAAGGTTACCGAGTTGATGTGTGTGCCGTTGTTGATAGGCGGAGCCCTTCTGTCATACAAGACTTTCCTTCCGATGTTATGGGCCTTTACGGCTTTTGGTACTGTGGTCCTGGTGTTTTTCCTGACCCGCATTCTCGTCTTTCGCATCACGCCTGTCGCGATCTGGTACACCGCTTCGCTTTCCATTACGCTCATTTCCAGCCTTTATGAAGTGATATCAGCTGCCGCAGGGCTCAAGGGCCTGATTGGTACAGTAAATTTTGTTACAGCATCCTTGTCGTCGAGCCTTTTGGCTGCGCTAGCGATTGCAGCGCAGTTACGAATGAAGCATCAACAGTGGGTTGAGGCACAGACCGAATTGAGGGAAACATACAATGCCATGCCTATCGGCCTATTTACTCTCGACCTGACGGGAAAATTCGTTGCAGTCAATCCAGCATTGCGCAACATGCTAGGTGTACAAGAAATCAAGTTAGGCAATGATGAATGGTCCACTTATTTCGACAAGGGCGCGTGGTCAAGCCTTCACCGCATGGTTACCAACAGCCATAATGGCGACTTGGAAATCGGCTGCAATGGTAATTTTCCAGGAGAGCGCAAACGCTTCCTGGTGAAGGCAACGCTGGCGAGGGGCAAAATCGATGGCTCGTTGCAAGACATCACCGCCCGGGCAAAGGCCACAGAAGAATTGCAGTTCATGGCCAATAACGATCCTTTGACAAAGGTGCTGAATCGACGCGGCATCGATGCGTTGCTTGAAGTCACACTGCGTGAGAATACAAAGGCAGCGCCGACCATGCTTGCCTATCTCGATCTCGATCGATTTAAGTTGATCAATGATCTTTACGGTCACGCAGCAGGCGATGAAGTGTTGAAGCAAGTATGCGATCGCATCAACGCCATGCTAACGGGCGAGCAAAGAGTGGGCCGCGTCGGTGGGGACGAATTTGTAATTGTCTTTCCAAATACGCCAGTGGCCGTGGCGGTTTGGGTTTGCCGGGGGCTGGTGGATAGCTTGGGCACGGGGCCTTATCATTTGGGCGACAAGGCATTTCAGGTGCGCGGGTCTATTGGGTTAATCGAGGTCGATCCCGGCACAAAGATAAAGGATGCGGTCTCGACTGCTGATCGTGCCTGTCGCGAGGCAAAGGCTGGAAGCAATGGCTTAGTCGTGTATGAGAAGAATGCCAAAGCTTTCCGTGAGCGCGAAGCAGAATTGAGCTTGGTGGAAAAAATATCCAGTTCGGGAGCACCTGAAGGACTGTTTCTCGAAATGCAGCCCATCATGTCGCTCAAAAGTCCGCACGAGTCGCTTAACTTTGAGGTCCTGCTTCGCATGCGTGATCAGGACGGCAGCATCATTCCTGCCGGTCGCATCATTCCCGCAGCCGAAAGCAGCGGGAGGATAGGAATGATAGACCGCTGGGTACTGGCCACAACCCTAGAATGGGCCAGTGTCCACCATAAGGAATTGACCCGCACGCAGTTCATTTGCATGAATCTGAGCGGCGCGTCATTAAACGATGAGCGTTTTGTGCTGGACGCTTTTGACATGTTGGAGAAAAACAGGCATTCGGCTAGTCTTCTTTGTCTCGAAATTACGGAAAGCGTCGCTCTGCACGACCTGGAAAATACGCGGCGCTTCATTGACCGTGTGCGCAGCTATGGTGTGAAAATCGCGCTGGATGATTTCGGCGCTGGTTACACTTCCTTTTCCTATCTAAAGGACTTGCCGGCAGACGTGTTAAAGATTGATGGCAACTTCATCGTGAACATGAATGCGCATCCGGCGAATGTGGCCATCGTCGAAGCCATCGTCAACCTTGCTGGCAATCTTGGCATGAAAACCATCGCCGAATGGGCAGAAGATAATGCTACTGTGCAGACCTTAGTTGAAATCGGCGTTGACTATGTTCAAGGTTACGCCGTATCTCGCCCGCAGTCGTCCGCTAGTATTCTTGCCGCTGAGTCTTCAGCAGCCTTTATCCAAAACAGCGAGCTGAAAAGCTATGCGAAAACGCTTAGTATTCTGACTGAGACGCCAATTCCCCTTCCAGCAGGAATCACACTCATCTCCTCCGATGGGATGTTACTGTCGAAGTAA
- a CDS encoding RNA methyltransferase, protein MNIEIIRQRLKQLGALPLHEQRVLRDWVQVRPHHQGRRHPADFFPRALRDALPEIDAELAALARLVSTHTADGEAARLLVSLGDGQMVETVLLPRGGVCVSSQVGCAVACQFCMTGRAGLIRQLTSGEIVAQVVLARSIRAVRKVVFMGMGEPAHNLDNVLEAIDLLGTEGDIGHKNLVFSTVGDVRVFGRLLMSTVKPALALSLHTTKPALRATLLPKAPRIDPADLVALGEDYARHTHYPVQYQWTLMEGVNDGQDELDGIVALLKGKYAVLNMIPYNTVPGLPFARPSWERSREIARALHQRGVLTKLRDSAGQDVDAGCGQLRARATASVGKTIPLRQEGPAPACGNTAH, encoded by the coding sequence ATGAATATTGAAATAATCCGTCAACGCCTGAAACAACTTGGCGCTTTACCCCTCCATGAGCAACGTGTCCTTCGCGACTGGGTGCAAGTCCGGCCACACCATCAGGGGCGGCGCCATCCCGCCGACTTTTTTCCAAGGGCTTTACGGGACGCGTTGCCGGAAATCGATGCTGAATTGGCTGCGCTCGCCCGCTTGGTGTCTACCCATACTGCCGATGGGGAGGCGGCCCGCCTGCTTGTCAGTTTGGGTGACGGCCAGATGGTAGAAACCGTGTTGTTGCCGCGCGGCGGTGTATGTGTATCCAGCCAAGTAGGTTGTGCCGTTGCATGCCAGTTTTGCATGACCGGACGCGCTGGCCTGATCCGGCAGCTAACCAGCGGCGAAATCGTGGCACAAGTGGTTCTAGCGCGCTCGATCAGAGCGGTAAGGAAAGTCGTCTTCATGGGGATGGGAGAACCGGCGCACAATCTGGACAATGTGCTGGAGGCAATCGACCTCCTGGGCACGGAAGGTGACATCGGGCACAAGAACCTGGTATTTTCCACCGTGGGCGATGTCCGCGTCTTCGGGCGCCTTCTAATGAGCACGGTCAAGCCGGCGCTGGCGCTTTCCCTGCATACCACTAAGCCCGCCCTGCGGGCGACGCTGCTGCCCAAAGCGCCGCGCATCGACCCGGCCGACCTGGTCGCCCTGGGCGAAGACTATGCCCGGCACACGCACTACCCGGTTCAATATCAATGGACGCTTATGGAGGGCGTCAATGACGGACAGGATGAGCTCGACGGCATCGTTGCCCTGCTGAAGGGGAAATATGCCGTACTCAATATGATTCCCTACAACACAGTCCCGGGACTGCCGTTTGCCAGGCCCAGCTGGGAGCGCTCGCGGGAAATCGCGCGGGCGCTCCATCAGCGCGGCGTACTGACCAAGCTACGCGATTCCGCCGGCCAGGACGTTGACGCCGGATGCGGCCAGCTACGGGCACGTGCCACCGCATCAGTTGGAAAAACCATCCCGCTACGTCAGGAAGGCCCGGCTCCAGCATGCGGCAATACAGCTCACTGA
- a CDS encoding amidase family protein produces MTETWRLSAAELADRIRARQLSAREAAQSALDRLAAVNPAINAVVDCRPEEVLAQADAVDAALARGEDPGILAGVPVTVKVNIDQAGHATTNGVTLQRDLIAASNSPVVDNLRKAGAVILGRTNTPAFSYRWFTSNQLHGTTRNPRDPLLTPGGSSGGAAAAVASGIGHLAHGTDIAGSIRYPAYACGVHGLRPSLGRVPAYNASLPERAIGPQLTAVSGPIGRTIRDLRLGLAAMSAFDARDPWWVPAPLEGPALPRVAALCVRPDGLQVAPEVEAALQDAARRLRERGWRVDEVEQLPPLKEAADLQITLWMGDGYAAMEAAAIRENDPGALAALAGHKARAAALDLAGFSQTLTRRATLLRLWQQFLLDYPLVLLPVSAELPFPDQLDLQSDAAYNRVWAAQMTQIGLPLLGLPALSVCTGMHGTGPLGVQLVAARYREDICLAAGEAIEQGGVALTPVDPA; encoded by the coding sequence ATGACAGAAACATGGCGCCTGTCGGCAGCGGAGCTGGCTGATCGCATCAGGGCGAGGCAACTTTCGGCGCGGGAGGCGGCGCAGTCGGCGCTGGACCGGCTGGCCGCGGTGAACCCGGCCATCAATGCCGTTGTCGACTGCCGGCCGGAAGAAGTGCTGGCCCAGGCCGACGCAGTCGATGCAGCGCTTGCGCGCGGCGAAGATCCCGGCATCCTGGCCGGCGTTCCGGTCACGGTGAAGGTCAACATCGACCAAGCCGGCCATGCGACCACCAATGGCGTGACCCTCCAGCGCGACCTGATTGCCGCGAGCAACAGCCCGGTTGTAGACAATCTGCGCAAGGCGGGCGCCGTGATCCTCGGGCGGACCAATACGCCCGCATTCAGCTACCGCTGGTTCACCAGCAACCAGCTGCATGGCACCACCCGCAATCCACGCGACCCGCTACTCACGCCCGGCGGCTCGTCCGGCGGCGCAGCGGCAGCCGTGGCCAGCGGCATCGGACATCTGGCCCATGGCACCGACATCGCCGGTTCGATCCGCTACCCGGCCTACGCCTGCGGCGTGCACGGGCTGCGCCCGAGCCTGGGCCGCGTGCCTGCCTACAACGCCTCGCTGCCCGAACGCGCCATCGGCCCGCAACTGACAGCCGTGTCTGGTCCGATAGGACGCACCATCCGGGATCTGCGGCTCGGTCTCGCCGCCATGTCCGCGTTCGATGCGCGCGATCCATGGTGGGTGCCGGCGCCGCTGGAAGGCCCGGCCCTGCCCAGGGTGGCAGCGCTGTGCGTGCGGCCGGATGGCCTGCAGGTTGCGCCTGAGGTCGAGGCGGCATTGCAGGACGCCGCCCGGCGGCTGCGCGAGCGCGGCTGGCGCGTCGACGAGGTCGAGCAGTTGCCGCCCTTGAAGGAAGCGGCCGATCTGCAGATTACGTTGTGGATGGGCGACGGCTATGCGGCCATGGAGGCGGCCGCGATCCGGGAAAATGATCCCGGCGCGCTGGCGGCGCTGGCCGGCCACAAGGCCCGCGCCGCCGCGCTCGACTTGGCCGGCTTTTCCCAGACGCTGACGCGCCGGGCCACGCTGCTGCGGCTGTGGCAACAGTTCCTGTTGGACTACCCGCTGGTACTGCTGCCCGTTTCGGCGGAACTGCCTTTCCCGGACCAGCTGGATTTGCAGAGCGACGCCGCCTATAACCGCGTATGGGCGGCGCAGATGACGCAGATCGGCCTGCCATTGCTCGGGCTGCCTGCCTTGAGCGTCTGCACCGGCATGCATGGCACCGGGCCGCTCGGGGTGCAGCTGGTGGCGGCGCGCTATCGCGAGGACATCTGCCTTGCCGCCGGTGAGGCGATAGAGCAGGGCGGCGTCGCGCTGACGCCTGTCGACCCGGCCTGA
- a CDS encoding 2-hydroxyacid dehydrogenase: MKPEILQLNPILVPSINDRFDALYTMRRYFEQDDKEAYIREIGPRIRGVITGGHTGISRALMAQLPALAIVAVNGVGTDAVDLSYARERGIPVTGTFGALTEDVADMALGLMLAVCRNLCTVDRFVRDGMWVKHPQPGAIPLARRFSGMRVGIVGMGRVGRAVAARAAAFGCAIAYTDLAYIDSLPWQFTGNLEQLAEDSDMLVLCAAADKAEGIVNARILQALGSDGYLVNIARGRLVDETDLVHALQTGMIAGAGLDVFVDEPHVPAALLNMDRVVLQAHRASATVESRTAMGEMVLDSLADALAGRRPENSLTT, encoded by the coding sequence ATGAAACCTGAAATTCTGCAGCTCAATCCGATCCTGGTCCCGTCGATCAACGACAGGTTCGACGCGCTCTACACGATGCGCCGCTACTTCGAGCAGGACGACAAGGAAGCCTATATCCGCGAAATCGGCCCGCGCATCCGCGGCGTGATTACCGGCGGCCATACCGGCATCAGCAGGGCACTGATGGCGCAACTGCCGGCGCTAGCGATAGTGGCGGTCAATGGTGTCGGCACCGATGCGGTCGATCTGTCCTATGCACGCGAACGGGGCATCCCGGTCACGGGCACCTTCGGCGCACTGACCGAGGACGTGGCCGACATGGCGCTGGGTCTAATGCTGGCGGTATGCCGCAACCTCTGCACGGTAGACCGCTTCGTGCGCGACGGCATGTGGGTGAAGCATCCGCAGCCCGGCGCGATCCCGCTGGCGCGGCGCTTCAGCGGCATGCGGGTCGGCATCGTCGGTATGGGCCGCGTCGGCCGCGCCGTAGCCGCCCGCGCCGCGGCGTTCGGCTGCGCGATCGCCTATACCGACCTGGCGTACATCGACAGCCTGCCGTGGCAATTCACCGGCAACTTGGAGCAGCTGGCGGAAGACAGCGACATGCTGGTGCTGTGCGCCGCCGCCGACAAGGCCGAGGGCATCGTGAACGCGAGGATATTGCAGGCGCTGGGCAGCGACGGCTACCTCGTCAACATCGCCCGCGGCAGGCTGGTCGATGAAACCGACCTGGTCCACGCACTGCAAACCGGCATGATCGCCGGGGCCGGCCTGGACGTGTTCGTCGATGAGCCGCATGTGCCGGCCGCGCTACTCAACATGGACCGGGTCGTGCTGCAGGCCCACCGCGCCAGCGCCACCGTCGAGAGCCGCACCGCAATGGGCGAGATGGTGCTGGACAGCCTGGCCGATGCGCTTGCCGGTCGGAGGCCGGAGAACAGCCTGACGACCTGA